A section of the Pedobacter sp. HDW13 genome encodes:
- the secG gene encoding preprotein translocase subunit SecG — MVTFLVILLIIVCIALGLFVLIQNPKGGGLATGGGTSNMFGVQRTGDVLEKGSWVLLTAIVVLTLSITTIAKTSGGKAAVGSSAIQERLDKTPSPSPLGGNLNSTKPAATTPAKADSTKKL; from the coding sequence ATGGTAACCTTTTTAGTCATTTTATTAATTATTGTATGTATCGCTTTAGGCTTATTTGTACTTATACAAAACCCTAAAGGTGGTGGTTTAGCTACAGGCGGTGGCACCAGTAACATGTTTGGTGTTCAACGTACCGGCGATGTTTTAGAAAAAGGATCTTGGGTTTTATTAACGGCAATCGTTGTTTTAACCTTGTCAATTACTACAATCGCTAAAACCAGCGGTGGTAAAGCTGCTGTTGGAAGTTCGGCTATTCAAGAGCGTTTAGATAAAACACCTTCACCATCACCACTTGGTGGAAACTTAAACAGCACTAAACCTGCTGCAACAACTCCAGCTAAAGCAGATTCTACTAAAAAATTGTAA
- a CDS encoding cell wall metabolism sensor histidine kinase WalK produces MKLSVLVLFTALAVGLSIGMVNFYFQHSWYYLAISFGVSFLSSFLVFYYLLEKYIYTKIKLIYKLIHNLKLGKDLKDALGEYVSSDPINDVEQEVKEWAGAKKKEIDLLKKQEQFRREFLSNVSHEFKTPLFAIQGYIETLQDCLVDDPDQAVLFLKKAENNVERLSYLINDLDAISKLETGESPINYQKFDFVQLAKEVMENLEDRAESKNIKLFFKDKYTAITPVSADREKIRQVLINLMVNSIKYGIDGGETAIKIFELHDQVLIEVTDNGIGIEEKHLARLFERFYRIDTHRAREVGGTGLGLAIVKHILEAHQQTISVRSTPGIGTTFAFTLQKGG; encoded by the coding sequence ATGAAATTAAGTGTGCTGGTTTTGTTTACTGCCCTTGCCGTAGGTCTATCTATTGGTATGGTTAATTTTTACTTTCAGCATAGCTGGTATTACCTGGCTATCTCTTTCGGTGTATCGTTTCTAAGCAGTTTCCTCGTTTTTTATTATCTGCTCGAAAAATACATCTATACCAAAATTAAACTCATTTATAAGCTTATTCATAACCTTAAATTAGGTAAAGATTTAAAAGATGCCCTTGGTGAGTATGTAAGCTCCGATCCAATTAATGATGTAGAGCAGGAAGTGAAAGAATGGGCCGGTGCGAAGAAAAAGGAAATCGACTTGCTTAAAAAGCAGGAGCAATTTAGGAGAGAGTTCCTTTCCAATGTTTCGCACGAGTTTAAAACACCGCTTTTTGCTATTCAGGGTTATATCGAAACCTTGCAGGATTGTTTGGTAGACGATCCGGATCAGGCTGTGTTATTTTTAAAAAAGGCCGAAAACAACGTAGAGCGTTTGAGTTACCTGATTAACGATCTGGATGCCATTTCGAAGCTGGAAACAGGCGAATCGCCCATCAATTACCAGAAATTTGATTTTGTGCAACTGGCCAAAGAGGTGATGGAAAACCTGGAAGACAGGGCGGAGAGCAAAAACATTAAACTTTTCTTTAAAGATAAATATACTGCCATAACTCCCGTTTCTGCCGATCGGGAAAAGATACGTCAGGTGTTGATTAACCTGATGGTAAACAGTATTAAATATGGGATTGATGGAGGCGAAACAGCCATTAAGATTTTCGAATTGCACGATCAGGTTTTGATTGAAGTTACCGATAACGGAATTGGCATTGAAGAAAAGCATCTGGCGAGGTTATTTGAACGTTTTTACCGCATCGATACCCATCGTGCGCGCGAGGTAGGCGGAACCGGTTTAGGTTTAGCCATTGTAAAACACATTTTAGAGGCACACCAACAAACCATATCGGTAAGAAGTACACCTGGTATCGGAACAACCTTTGCATTTACTTTGCAAAAGGGAGGGTAA